The Polynucleobacter sp. TSB-Sco08W16 genome includes a region encoding these proteins:
- a CDS encoding DedA family protein: MDTLLQISDLLLHIDKHLDVVISQYGPWAYGLLFAIIFAETGLVVAPFLPGDSLLFIAGAYCATEHFNIWTLCIGLLIAAVVGNTVNYFIGRWIGKKIFSSQSRWIDQGALLKTHAFYEKHGGKTIILARFLPIIRTFAPFIAGVSEMNFTRFQLFNVTGAALWVFGLVIAGYFFGNIPVIRQNLNVIVLIGIGAAAVPVVFAALYKLFQRKNN, from the coding sequence ATGGATACCCTTTTGCAAATTAGTGATTTATTGCTTCATATTGATAAACACCTAGACGTTGTCATTTCTCAATATGGTCCTTGGGCATATGGCTTACTTTTTGCCATCATCTTTGCTGAAACGGGTTTAGTAGTAGCTCCATTTTTGCCTGGCGATTCTCTTTTGTTTATTGCGGGCGCCTATTGCGCTACAGAGCACTTCAATATTTGGACTTTATGTATTGGACTATTGATTGCCGCAGTGGTCGGTAATACCGTGAATTATTTCATTGGTCGCTGGATTGGGAAAAAGATCTTTAGCAGTCAATCGCGTTGGATCGATCAGGGCGCCTTGCTTAAAACGCATGCCTTTTATGAAAAGCATGGTGGCAAAACCATTATTCTGGCGCGCTTTCTACCTATTATCAGAACCTTTGCGCCATTCATTGCCGGTGTATCGGAGATGAACTTCACGCGCTTTCAGTTATTTAATGTCACGGGTGCAGCACTGTGGGTATTTGGATTAGTGATCGCCGGATATTTTTTTGGAAATATCCCTGTTATTCGTCAAAACTTAAACGTGATCGTACTGATAGGTATCGGTGCGGCAGCTGTGCCAGTAGTATTTGCTGCACTCTATAAATTATTTCAGCGCAAGAACAACTAA
- the miaA gene encoding tRNA (adenosine(37)-N6)-dimethylallyltransferase MiaA, with amino-acid sequence MQTEPYIQPMQSPKVSPILCIVGPTGAGKTHLAMSLAEHAKSIGITIELISMDSALVYRGLDIGSAKPTPAEQAAVIHHLIDILEPTEVYSAARFAKDAKRLCEEIRARGNIPVVVGGTMLYWRAWAYGLSSLPTANPEIRVRLDEEGKTLGWPAMHAKLALVDPETAARLMPNDSQRVQRALEVFEITGKPMSTLLADSPSEDGREGSTIPDWIKLVSLEPSDRKRLHQNLEKRFDEMLLAGFLEEVKTLRSNSGLHADLPAIRSVGYRQAWEFLNGEIDAEQMRYKALAATRQLGKRQLTWLRAIAGRNTFDPFNPAELKAALDYCKNNLKM; translated from the coding sequence ATGCAAACTGAACCCTACATTCAGCCTATGCAGTCGCCAAAAGTCAGTCCAATACTTTGTATTGTGGGGCCTACTGGTGCAGGCAAAACCCATCTCGCCATGTCATTGGCTGAGCACGCTAAATCCATTGGTATCACCATTGAATTAATCAGCATGGACTCAGCTTTGGTGTATCGCGGTCTCGATATTGGGAGCGCAAAACCAACTCCAGCAGAACAAGCTGCTGTAATTCATCACCTCATCGATATCCTTGAGCCCACCGAAGTATATTCAGCGGCGCGATTTGCTAAAGATGCTAAACGGCTCTGTGAAGAAATTCGTGCTCGCGGAAATATTCCCGTCGTAGTGGGTGGCACCATGCTGTATTGGAGAGCTTGGGCATATGGCCTCTCTTCATTACCAACCGCTAATCCAGAAATTCGAGTCCGCTTAGATGAAGAAGGTAAAACATTAGGTTGGCCTGCGATGCACGCCAAACTTGCTCTAGTTGATCCAGAAACTGCAGCACGCTTAATGCCTAATGACTCTCAACGAGTGCAGCGCGCCCTAGAGGTATTTGAAATCACCGGCAAGCCAATGTCCACGCTGCTAGCAGATTCACCCAGCGAAGATGGCAGAGAAGGATCAACTATTCCTGACTGGATCAAATTGGTATCGCTTGAACCGAGTGATCGTAAACGACTCCACCAAAATTTAGAAAAGCGTTTTGATGAAATGCTGCTTGCCGGATTTTTAGAGGAAGTTAAAACACTGCGCAGCAATTCTGGATTGCATGCAGATCTGCCTGCTATTCGCTCCGTAGGCTACCGTCAGGCTTGGGAATTCCTGAATGGGGAAATTGATGCGGAGCAAATGCGCTATAAAGCGTTGGCTGCAACAAGACAACTCGGAAAACGGCAGCTGACTTGGCTCCGAGCCATTGCCGGTAGGAATACTTTTGACCCCTTCAACCCAGCAGAGCTGAAGGCAGCTTTGGATTACTGTAAAAACAACTTAAAGATGTAA
- the purM gene encoding phosphoribosylformylglycinamidine cyclo-ligase: MTSSINSSSKGLSYRDAGVDIDAGDDLVDRIKPLAKKTMREGVLAGIGGFGALFEIPKRYKEPVLVSGTDGVGTKLRLAFEWNRHDTIGQDLVAMSVNDILVQGAEPMFFLDYFACGKLTVDTAATVVGGIAKGCELSGCALIGGETAEMPGMYPPGEYDLAGFAVGAVEKSKIITGKTIVPGDVVLAIGSSGAHSNGYSLVRKIIERAGAKPSDDLGGRSLGDVVMAPTEIYVKPLLKLISEIDVKGMAHITGGGLVDNVPRVLPENTQAVLHRDSWQMPELFRWLQMKGGVADAEMVRVFNCGIGMVVIVAPSQADVAIKSLTSQGLKAWTVGEVLERPQGAPQTIVI; this comes from the coding sequence ATGACTTCATCTATCAATTCTTCCTCAAAAGGCCTTTCCTACCGTGATGCGGGGGTTGATATTGATGCTGGTGATGACTTAGTCGACCGCATTAAGCCTTTGGCTAAAAAGACCATGCGAGAAGGTGTTTTGGCTGGAATTGGTGGTTTTGGCGCTCTTTTTGAGATTCCAAAGCGTTATAAAGAGCCCGTTTTGGTATCTGGCACAGACGGGGTAGGAACAAAACTACGTTTGGCATTTGAGTGGAATCGTCACGATACGATCGGTCAAGACTTAGTTGCGATGAGTGTGAATGACATTTTGGTTCAGGGTGCAGAGCCGATGTTCTTCTTAGATTACTTCGCCTGCGGTAAGTTAACCGTGGATACAGCAGCAACTGTTGTTGGCGGTATTGCCAAAGGTTGCGAATTATCTGGCTGCGCACTTATTGGTGGCGAAACTGCAGAAATGCCTGGTATGTATCCTCCTGGCGAATATGACTTAGCTGGCTTTGCAGTCGGCGCAGTTGAAAAATCCAAAATTATTACCGGCAAAACCATTGTTCCTGGTGATGTGGTGTTGGCAATTGGCTCGAGTGGCGCGCACTCCAATGGTTACTCTTTGGTGCGTAAGATTATTGAACGTGCAGGTGCAAAGCCTAGCGATGACTTAGGCGGTCGCTCCTTGGGCGATGTTGTGATGGCCCCTACTGAAATTTATGTCAAACCATTATTGAAATTAATTTCTGAGATTGACGTTAAAGGAATGGCCCATATTACTGGTGGTGGCTTAGTGGATAACGTACCACGTGTCTTGCCGGAAAACACTCAAGCAGTTTTACATCGTGACAGCTGGCAAATGCCAGAACTCTTCCGTTGGTTGCAGATGAAGGGTGGCGTTGCGGATGCAGAGATGGTGCGTGTATTTAACTGCGGTATCGGCATGGTAGTGATCGTTGCCCCAAGCCAAGCAGATGTTGCGATCAAATCATTAACCTCGCAAGGTTTAAAAGCGTGGACAGTTGGTGAAGTGCTTGAGCGTCCTCAGGGCGCTCCACAAACGATCGTGATTTAA
- a CDS encoding AI-2E family transporter — MAEIFTPFLTAFILAYALRPLCLWLERRQIPRPLAAALSMVVGLSLIFGIFGLLIGLLKFEIPLIKAQLPEWIASTQSWLGPKLVQMHIDIDWGAFKSNVTAKITEHISDNADTLIGSTIDTVLVSGSSVLSGFVNGVLIIFVMFYLLIDWEHFFGLIKKLVPPRAQETVHHLAMHTDGLLSQYLRGMLIVISIMAVFYSIGLTVIGIKGAVALGVFTAIMIVIPYIGITLGLSLAVLSALLQFGMSTQLVGVLALFGLGQFLEGFFLTPRLVGERIGLHPVAVVFALLLFGKIFGFFGVLLALPISAVSLVLVQYLWSVYAQSSWYQK, encoded by the coding sequence ATGGCTGAAATTTTTACCCCTTTTTTGACGGCATTCATCCTGGCATATGCCCTGCGCCCCCTTTGCCTGTGGCTGGAGAGGCGTCAGATTCCCCGCCCTCTGGCCGCAGCGCTCAGCATGGTGGTTGGCCTATCTCTGATTTTTGGCATCTTTGGTCTCTTAATTGGCCTTCTGAAATTTGAGATTCCCCTAATTAAAGCCCAACTCCCGGAATGGATTGCCAGCACTCAGTCTTGGCTCGGACCCAAGCTAGTCCAAATGCATATTGATATTGATTGGGGCGCCTTCAAAAGTAATGTCACAGCAAAAATTACGGAACATATTAGCGATAACGCAGATACCTTAATTGGCAGCACGATAGATACCGTGCTCGTATCTGGAAGCTCTGTCCTCTCTGGATTTGTAAATGGTGTCTTAATTATTTTTGTGATGTTTTATTTGCTGATTGATTGGGAACATTTTTTTGGTCTGATCAAAAAATTGGTTCCGCCACGCGCACAAGAAACCGTACATCACTTAGCCATGCATACCGATGGCTTGTTATCCCAATATTTGCGCGGCATGTTGATCGTCATTTCTATCATGGCCGTTTTTTATAGTATCGGCCTAACCGTAATCGGAATTAAAGGAGCTGTTGCACTAGGCGTCTTTACTGCCATCATGATTGTGATTCCTTATATTGGAATCACTTTAGGCTTAAGCCTTGCAGTTCTCTCTGCGTTATTACAATTTGGTATGAGTACTCAACTAGTTGGAGTCCTTGCCCTGTTTGGTCTGGGACAATTTCTAGAGGGCTTCTTCCTAACCCCGCGCCTAGTGGGTGAGCGCATTGGACTTCACCCAGTAGCAGTGGTTTTTGCTTTGCTACTCTTTGGCAAGATCTTTGGTTTCTTTGGCGTGTTGCTTGCCTTGCCAATTAGCGCCGTCAGCTTAGTGCTCGTTCAATACCTTTGGTCTGTCTATGCACAAAGTTCTTGGTATCAAAAATAA
- the hda gene encoding DnaA regulatory inactivator Hda — protein sequence MNIPPLPRQFALDISHAPKASLDNYLPGKDRALVATLQRLCQSWVSPSTEEPNNPLNHRWIYWWGPEGSGRSHLLQAMEQAAENASLQSFSLNPSEPVSWVRLEEKLPTLVQTDTASVITVDDVDRLDERLVGALFRILNEVHASKNIHIFMAGKAAPTNLTLREDLRTRLGWGLIFQTQLLDDDEKIQALEQAAKERGLVLSPDVLPWLLNRFYRDMPNLMALIDALDAYSLETKRAVTLPLVRELLQPK from the coding sequence GTGAACATACCTCCGCTTCCAAGACAATTCGCCTTAGATATTAGCCACGCACCTAAAGCCAGTCTAGACAACTACCTGCCAGGAAAAGATCGCGCATTAGTAGCGACATTACAAAGACTGTGTCAATCTTGGGTAAGCCCCTCTACAGAGGAGCCTAATAATCCACTCAACCATCGGTGGATCTATTGGTGGGGACCTGAAGGCTCTGGCCGATCACACTTACTTCAAGCCATGGAACAGGCTGCAGAAAATGCCAGCCTTCAATCTTTCTCGTTAAATCCGAGTGAGCCTGTATCTTGGGTGCGCCTTGAGGAAAAATTACCTACTCTTGTACAAACCGATACCGCCTCAGTCATCACGGTAGATGATGTTGATCGTTTAGATGAACGCTTGGTTGGCGCCCTCTTTCGGATTTTGAATGAAGTTCATGCCAGTAAAAATATTCATATCTTCATGGCTGGCAAAGCGGCGCCGACTAATTTGACACTCCGAGAGGACCTCCGAACACGTCTAGGCTGGGGTTTGATCTTCCAAACCCAACTTTTAGACGATGATGAGAAAATACAAGCATTGGAGCAGGCAGCCAAAGAGCGTGGATTAGTCTTATCTCCAGACGTCTTGCCATGGTTGCTAAATCGCTTTTACCGTGACATGCCCAATTTAATGGCTTTAATTGATGCTTTAGATGCTTATTCATTAGAAACAAAACGTGCTGTAACCTTGCCCCTGGTGCGCGAACTCTTACAGCCCAAATAA
- a CDS encoding HAD family phosphatase, translated as MTQLALFDLDHTLLPCDSDYEWGQFLARIGVVDSQYYARQNERFYQDYKDGKLDIHEFLRFALKPLSEHSRAQLKEWHDAFMEEVIRGQLRQEAIDLVKRHQDAGDLCCVVTATNSFVTRPIVESFGIEHLIATEPATSDDHPLSNYTGEVKGIPNFREGKIQNLHDWLANQKLSLSTLPRSYFYSDSMNDLPLLEQVRHPVATNPDDRLRSEAQKRDWPILELFA; from the coding sequence GTGACCCAGCTAGCCCTTTTCGATTTAGACCACACCCTACTCCCTTGCGATAGCGATTATGAGTGGGGCCAATTTTTGGCTCGCATCGGCGTAGTTGATAGCCAATACTATGCTCGCCAAAATGAACGCTTCTATCAGGACTACAAAGACGGCAAGCTCGATATTCATGAGTTTCTGCGTTTCGCATTAAAGCCTCTCTCTGAACACTCACGCGCCCAATTAAAAGAATGGCACGACGCTTTTATGGAAGAAGTGATTCGCGGTCAATTGCGGCAAGAAGCTATTGATTTAGTAAAGCGCCACCAAGATGCAGGCGACTTATGCTGTGTGGTCACCGCCACTAATAGCTTTGTGACTCGCCCAATTGTTGAAAGTTTTGGGATTGAGCATCTCATTGCTACTGAGCCGGCGACTAGCGATGATCACCCTCTGTCAAATTACACCGGTGAAGTCAAAGGCATTCCAAACTTTCGCGAAGGAAAGATTCAGAATCTGCATGATTGGCTAGCGAACCAAAAACTGAGCTTGAGCACATTGCCGCGCAGTTACTTCTACTCTGACTCGATGAATGATTTACCCCTACTTGAACAAGTAAGACATCCTGTTGCCACTAACCCTGATGATCGGCTGCGCAGTGAAGCGCAAAAGCGCGATTGGCCCATTCTTGAATTGTTTGCATGA
- the pcnB gene encoding polynucleotide adenylyltransferase PcnB, whose translation MITKFIKRILRRDPMVKHTQANNTGAPKRIPKKSHRIDPHLLSKNAVKVTQTLQQAGYEAFIVGGAVRDLVLGIGPKDFDVATNATPDQVQRLFRKARLIGRRFQIVHVTFFGKGHPEIIEVSTFRALLDNAGDHVAESGRILRDNVWGSQGEDAARRDFTINAMYYDPSSETVLDYHGGMVDMQKKTLRMIGDPTKRYREDPIRMLRAIRFAAKTEFTLDAATRAPIAKLGKLLQDVPSARLFDEILKLLMSGYSWAAIQGLRDAGLHHGLLPLLDHILDNNEASKGANDFVKLALANTDERIQSGKSVSAGFLFATLLWPDLLQNWKANIAKGMANIPALHDAMDDTIATQSSGMTIQRRFESDMREIWSMQPRFEKRVGRYPYRLVESPRFRAGYDFMLLRCATGEQNPAIGEWWTNFIAADPVGQEELMARAKNESGSTLGSPVKRRRRRKPKAATPTEPEAS comes from the coding sequence ATGATTACTAAATTTATTAAGCGCATCTTGCGTCGTGACCCTATGGTCAAACATACGCAAGCGAACAATACGGGAGCCCCTAAGCGCATCCCAAAAAAATCGCATCGCATTGATCCACACTTACTCTCTAAGAATGCTGTCAAAGTAACTCAAACCTTGCAACAAGCAGGTTACGAAGCATTTATTGTTGGTGGCGCAGTACGCGATCTTGTTCTCGGAATTGGCCCCAAGGATTTTGATGTAGCAACCAATGCAACCCCTGATCAGGTGCAAAGACTATTCCGCAAGGCGCGCCTCATTGGTCGGCGCTTTCAGATTGTGCACGTGACCTTCTTTGGCAAGGGTCATCCAGAAATTATTGAGGTATCAACCTTTAGAGCCCTGCTAGATAACGCCGGTGACCATGTTGCTGAAAGCGGTCGCATTTTGCGTGACAACGTTTGGGGATCGCAAGGTGAGGATGCAGCACGTCGTGATTTTACGATTAATGCAATGTATTACGATCCTTCAAGCGAGACAGTCTTGGACTATCACGGTGGTATGGTCGACATGCAAAAGAAAACATTGCGCATGATTGGCGATCCTACAAAACGCTATCGAGAAGATCCTATTCGCATGCTCAGGGCGATTCGTTTTGCAGCTAAAACTGAATTTACCCTGGATGCTGCTACCCGTGCGCCAATTGCCAAGCTGGGCAAGCTATTACAAGATGTGCCATCAGCAAGACTCTTTGATGAAATTCTCAAACTCTTAATGTCAGGCTATTCTTGGGCTGCTATTCAAGGACTACGAGATGCTGGTTTACATCATGGCTTGTTGCCGCTTCTAGATCACATCCTAGATAACAATGAAGCCTCTAAAGGTGCCAATGATTTTGTAAAGCTAGCCCTTGCCAATACGGATGAACGAATCCAGTCAGGTAAAAGTGTTTCAGCAGGCTTTTTATTTGCCACATTACTTTGGCCCGATCTCCTCCAAAACTGGAAAGCAAATATCGCCAAAGGAATGGCTAATATCCCAGCACTGCACGATGCCATGGATGACACGATCGCCACACAAAGTAGCGGCATGACGATCCAGCGCCGCTTTGAGAGTGATATGCGGGAAATCTGGTCTATGCAGCCCCGTTTCGAAAAACGGGTGGGGCGCTACCCTTATCGCCTTGTTGAATCCCCACGCTTCAGGGCGGGTTATGACTTCATGCTTCTGCGCTGCGCCACAGGCGAACAGAATCCAGCCATCGGCGAATGGTGGACTAACTTCATTGCGGCCGACCCTGTGGGCCAAGAGGAGCTGATGGCCAGGGCTAAAAATGAATCTGGCTCGACACTAGGATCGCCAGTCAAAAGACGCCGACGCAGGAAACCCAAAGCAGCCACCCCAACAGAACCTGAGGCAAGCTAA
- the folK gene encoding 2-amino-4-hydroxy-6-hydroxymethyldihydropteridine diphosphokinase produces the protein MARAFIGFGGNIGDTRQLITDAIVCLAQRSELHILAKSCFYQSAPVDALGGDYINAVIEIETQLSPYGLLHVCQAIEQEFGRERPYANAPRTLDLDILSFEGVIQNETELMLPHPRIIERSFVLLPLLEIAPDFFLPNLGELKAYLPKVAHQRIEKLACRNCNCGEKDVYSQTAH, from the coding sequence ATGGCACGAGCATTTATCGGATTTGGTGGCAATATCGGCGACACGCGTCAACTCATCACTGACGCCATCGTTTGTCTGGCACAGCGCTCAGAATTACATATTCTGGCCAAAAGTTGCTTTTATCAAAGCGCACCTGTCGACGCACTTGGTGGCGACTACATCAATGCCGTTATTGAAATTGAAACTCAATTAAGCCCTTACGGCCTTCTTCATGTCTGCCAAGCTATTGAACAAGAATTTGGTAGAGAGCGTCCATATGCAAATGCGCCGCGCACCCTGGATCTCGATATCTTGTCTTTTGAGGGCGTTATTCAAAATGAAACTGAGTTAATGCTTCCTCATCCCAGAATCATCGAACGCTCATTTGTATTGCTCCCTTTACTCGAAATCGCGCCAGACTTCTTCCTGCCGAATCTAGGCGAACTAAAGGCCTACCTCCCAAAAGTAGCCCATCAAAGAATCGAAAAACTCGCTTGCCGTAACTGCAATTGCGGGGAAAAAGACGTTTATAGCCAAACGGCGCATTAA
- the panB gene encoding 3-methyl-2-oxobutanoate hydroxymethyltransferase, producing MGYLQGDKPLSITKLLAMHAEHEKITMLTAYDSTMSALLNRCGVEVILIGDSLGNVIQGHSSTTPVTIEQMAYHTECVARANTHAFLIADLPFASYGDPVQALDSAAMLMRAGADMVKLEGGDWQVDIIRYLVERSVPVCAHLGLLPQSVHVLGGYKVQGKSKDAATHMLEQALACQEAGAQMVVLEAIPSSLGEKITAELHIPTIGIGAGPDCSGQVLVLQDMLGISPGRPPKFVKNFMEGHHSVEAAVKAYVREVKSGKFPGPEYGFAG from the coding sequence ATGGGTTACTTACAAGGCGACAAGCCACTCTCAATTACTAAGCTGCTGGCGATGCATGCCGAGCATGAAAAAATCACCATGCTCACTGCATATGATTCGACTATGTCTGCATTGCTAAATCGCTGCGGGGTTGAGGTCATCTTAATTGGCGACTCTTTGGGTAACGTCATTCAAGGCCACTCCAGCACAACGCCGGTGACTATTGAACAAATGGCTTATCACACCGAATGTGTCGCCCGCGCCAACACCCACGCATTTTTGATCGCTGACTTACCTTTTGCCAGCTATGGTGACCCGGTGCAGGCTTTGGATTCTGCAGCAATGTTGATGCGTGCTGGCGCTGATATGGTCAAACTAGAAGGTGGAGACTGGCAAGTCGACATCATCCGTTATCTGGTAGAACGCAGCGTTCCTGTCTGCGCTCACCTTGGCTTGCTTCCTCAGTCCGTGCACGTACTCGGCGGCTACAAAGTTCAAGGCAAGTCCAAAGATGCTGCTACGCATATGTTGGAGCAAGCACTTGCCTGCCAAGAAGCAGGGGCGCAAATGGTTGTGCTTGAAGCTATCCCGTCCTCACTTGGCGAAAAGATTACCGCTGAACTCCATATTCCGACCATAGGAATTGGAGCGGGCCCAGATTGCTCTGGTCAGGTATTAGTTCTGCAAGATATGCTGGGCATTAGCCCCGGCAGACCTCCCAAGTTTGTTAAGAACTTCATGGAAGGCCATCACTCTGTAGAGGCCGCAGTTAAGGCCTACGTGCGTGAAGTCAAGTCCGGAAAATTTCCCGGACCTGAGTACGGTTTTGCTGGCTAA
- the dnaJ gene encoding molecular chaperone DnaJ, with amino-acid sequence MSKGKRDFYEVLGVAKGASDDELKKAYRKMAMKYHPDRNPDSKTAEAQFKEVKEAYETLTDPNKRAAYDQYGHAGVDPSMGGGFGGGGFGGGGFADAFGDIFGDIFGQGGGRQSGPQVYKGADLRYNMDISLEQAAEGYTTQIRVPSWSNCKPCHGTGAEPGSKAETCTTCNGHGQVRVQQGFFSMQQTCPKCRGTGEYIPKPCKTCHGTGKHKEQKTLEIKIPAGIDDGMRVRSVGNGEPGINGGPAGDLYVEVRVKPHKVFERDGSDLHVQMPISFATATIGGEIEVPTLSGRVEFPIPEGTQTGKTFRLRNKGIKGLRSTLVGDLFVHVVVETPVKLTDEQKKMLQKFDDSLKSAGDKHSPQQKGWFDGVKSFFS; translated from the coding sequence GTGTCTAAAGGTAAACGCGATTTTTACGAAGTGCTTGGTGTAGCAAAAGGTGCCAGTGACGATGAGTTGAAAAAGGCTTATCGCAAGATGGCAATGAAATATCATCCAGATCGCAATCCCGATAGTAAAACGGCTGAAGCCCAATTTAAAGAAGTTAAAGAAGCCTACGAAACACTCACAGATCCTAATAAGCGAGCAGCTTACGACCAGTATGGGCACGCTGGCGTAGACCCATCTATGGGCGGCGGTTTCGGTGGAGGTGGTTTTGGCGGCGGCGGCTTTGCAGATGCCTTCGGCGACATCTTTGGTGATATTTTCGGTCAAGGCGGCGGCCGTCAGTCTGGTCCACAAGTCTATAAAGGCGCAGATTTACGCTACAACATGGACATTAGCCTTGAGCAAGCAGCTGAGGGTTATACAACTCAAATTCGGGTGCCCAGTTGGAGTAACTGTAAGCCATGCCATGGCACTGGCGCAGAGCCTGGATCTAAGGCTGAGACATGTACTACTTGTAATGGTCATGGTCAGGTCCGTGTGCAGCAGGGCTTCTTCTCTATGCAACAAACTTGTCCTAAATGTCGTGGTACTGGCGAGTACATTCCTAAGCCTTGCAAAACTTGTCATGGCACCGGTAAGCATAAAGAACAAAAAACCCTAGAAATCAAAATTCCAGCGGGCATTGATGATGGTATGCGCGTACGTTCGGTCGGTAATGGTGAGCCAGGTATTAATGGCGGTCCAGCGGGCGATCTATATGTAGAGGTGCGCGTTAAGCCCCATAAGGTATTCGAGCGAGATGGCAGCGATTTACATGTGCAGATGCCAATCTCATTTGCAACAGCCACTATTGGTGGCGAGATAGAAGTGCCAACACTTTCAGGTCGGGTTGAGTTCCCCATCCCCGAGGGAACTCAGACAGGCAAAACCTTCCGCTTGCGTAATAAAGGCATTAAAGGCTTGCGCTCAACCTTAGTGGGTGATTTATTTGTTCACGTTGTCGTTGAAACGCCTGTGAAGTTGACTGACGAGCAAAAGAAAATGCTGCAGAAGTTTGATGACAGTCTTAAATCTGCTGGTGACAAACATAGCCCACAGCAAAAGGGTTGGTTTGACGGTGTAAAGAGTTTCTTTAGCTAA